Proteins from a single region of Streptomyces glaucescens:
- a CDS encoding nuclease-related domain-containing protein yields MDHLAIGPAGVFSINSKSHRGKTVWYGDTAVTMNGSPTRRIAVGQSEARRISRVLSTRCGVDVPVRPVISAVNATKLTGLTVSAKRARSSSGRTCGAPGLPGG; encoded by the coding sequence ATCGATCACCTCGCCATCGGCCCCGCCGGCGTCTTCTCCATCAACTCCAAGAGCCACCGAGGGAAGACTGTCTGGTACGGCGACACCGCTGTCACAATGAACGGCTCCCCAACCCGCCGCATCGCGGTCGGCCAGTCCGAAGCCCGACGCATCTCGCGGGTCTTATCCACACGCTGTGGAGTCGACGTTCCCGTCCGCCCTGTGATCTCCGCGGTGAACGCGACGAAGCTCACGGGCCTGACCGTCAGTGCCAAACGGGCTCGATCAAGCTCGGGTCGAACTTGCGGCGCCCCCGGCCTGCCGGGTGGATGA
- a CDS encoding recombinase family protein has protein sequence MARRVGIYTRISRDDEGDAFGVARQQQDCERLADLRSWQPVKVYEDNDVSAFKRNVVRDEFELMLQDLRAGLIDGIVAYDLDRLARQPKDLERLIEIYDERPRLEFATVTNDINIGTPDGRTMARIMVAFANKSSHDSSRRIQRKHLELAQQGKDSGGPAPYGWRKDDRTKVDPEAAKAILEAQREILAGVRIGTIRTRWQEQGLGNPREGTKRMAHHHVEHILTNPRLVGYRTYHGEILYGEDGQPVKGEWEPINTLAEWEAVCAVIAERKQARPGKSLARKYLLSGIARCGLCKTKIRGQINQRWKPESKAARFTYQCSVVNGGCGKVARTGEPVDRLIAQLVLAEQDARASVTNVPIDQQWTKEAELERVNEGIAQLVEAERTKQITVATLLQLLPAKERLRDELKLERARFYKEQKQAESKGETANLTADEFFGLPIERQQEIVLRSLTAVIIHPAGRGRRKFDPSLIEPVWH, from the coding sequence TTGGCACGCAGGGTGGGGATTTACACGCGCATTTCGCGGGACGATGAAGGCGACGCCTTCGGTGTCGCCCGGCAGCAACAAGACTGTGAGCGCCTGGCGGACCTCCGGTCGTGGCAGCCCGTGAAGGTCTACGAGGACAACGACGTGTCCGCGTTCAAGCGCAACGTCGTGCGCGACGAGTTCGAGCTGATGTTGCAGGACCTCCGCGCCGGCCTCATCGACGGCATCGTGGCCTACGACCTCGACCGGCTCGCCCGGCAGCCGAAGGACCTGGAACGCCTCATCGAGATCTACGACGAACGCCCGCGGCTGGAGTTCGCCACCGTCACCAATGACATCAACATCGGGACGCCGGATGGCCGCACCATGGCGCGCATCATGGTCGCTTTCGCCAACAAGTCATCGCACGACTCGTCGCGCCGCATCCAGCGCAAGCACTTAGAACTGGCGCAGCAGGGAAAAGACAGCGGAGGGCCTGCGCCGTACGGATGGCGGAAGGACGACCGGACCAAGGTCGACCCAGAGGCGGCCAAGGCGATTCTTGAGGCACAGCGCGAGATCCTGGCCGGGGTCCGCATCGGGACCATCCGCACGAGGTGGCAAGAACAGGGCTTGGGCAACCCCCGCGAGGGCACCAAGCGCATGGCCCACCACCACGTCGAGCACATCCTGACCAACCCTCGCCTGGTCGGCTATCGGACCTACCACGGCGAGATCCTGTACGGCGAGGACGGCCAGCCCGTGAAGGGCGAGTGGGAGCCGATCAACACGCTCGCAGAGTGGGAGGCGGTGTGCGCAGTGATCGCCGAGCGTAAGCAAGCGCGCCCCGGGAAGTCACTCGCGCGTAAGTACCTTCTGTCAGGGATCGCCCGCTGTGGACTGTGCAAGACGAAGATCCGAGGCCAGATTAACCAGCGCTGGAAGCCGGAATCGAAAGCCGCCAGGTTCACCTATCAGTGCTCCGTCGTGAACGGCGGCTGCGGCAAGGTCGCCCGTACAGGTGAGCCCGTTGACCGGCTGATAGCTCAACTCGTCCTGGCGGAGCAAGACGCACGAGCGTCGGTGACGAATGTGCCTATTGACCAGCAGTGGACCAAGGAGGCAGAGCTGGAGCGGGTGAACGAGGGCATTGCCCAGCTGGTGGAGGCCGAGCGGACAAAGCAGATCACGGTGGCTACTCTCTTGCAGCTCTTGCCGGCCAAGGAGCGATTGCGCGACGAGCTGAAGTTGGAGCGTGCTCGGTTCTACAAGGAGCAGAAGCAGGCAGAGTCCAAGGGCGAGACTGCGAACCTGACAGCGGACGAGTTCTTCGGGCTACCCATCGAGCGGCAGCAGGAAATCGTGTTGCGCAGTCTGACGGCTGTGATCATCCACCCGGCAGGCCGGGGGCGCCGCAAGTTCGACCCGAGCTTGATCGAGCCCGTTTGGCACTGA
- a CDS encoding Yip1 family protein encodes MSQSGRKAGPGAPAPARHSPGPGTFDDVAGFRIGRGGRNDRAPHTRPQHPPYGQQAPQGPSYGHPPAPQPHPYPGQQGYGGSSGGPWPPSGGGYGGHGGPGRHGGHGGGGHGGGEPEYFGDDGSSYPHPGTPDPYAANNPGHTQAFSIGEDPYQQGGTYRAGAAAPAGPIGPRLHWKDLLRGIVLAPNQTFLQMRDYTMWVPALIVTFLYGLLAVFGFDGAREDAINATLSNAVPIVLTTAVALVLSAFILGVVTHTLARQLGGDGAWQPTVGLSMLIMSITDAPRLVVAMFLGGDAPFVQILGWATWVACGALLTLMVSRSHDLPWPKALGASAIQLIALLSIVKLGTF; translated from the coding sequence ATGTCACAGTCCGGCCGCAAAGCCGGGCCCGGAGCCCCGGCCCCCGCACGTCACTCTCCGGGACCAGGTACGTTCGATGACGTGGCTGGATTCAGGATCGGACGCGGCGGCCGGAACGACCGCGCCCCGCACACGCGACCGCAACACCCCCCGTACGGACAGCAGGCCCCGCAGGGCCCGTCGTACGGCCATCCCCCCGCGCCGCAGCCGCACCCGTACCCGGGGCAGCAGGGCTACGGCGGGAGCAGCGGCGGCCCGTGGCCACCCTCGGGCGGCGGCTACGGCGGCCACGGAGGACCCGGCCGGCACGGTGGCCACGGCGGCGGCGGTCACGGCGGCGGCGAGCCCGAGTACTTCGGCGACGACGGCTCCTCCTACCCGCACCCCGGCACCCCGGACCCCTACGCGGCCAACAACCCCGGCCACACCCAGGCCTTCTCCATCGGCGAGGACCCCTACCAGCAGGGCGGTACCTACCGGGCGGGCGCCGCGGCCCCGGCCGGGCCGATCGGCCCGCGGCTGCACTGGAAGGACCTGCTGCGGGGCATCGTGCTCGCCCCCAACCAGACCTTCCTCCAGATGCGGGACTACACCATGTGGGTCCCCGCCCTCATCGTCACGTTCCTCTACGGCCTGCTCGCCGTCTTCGGCTTCGACGGCGCCCGCGAGGACGCGATCAACGCCACCCTCTCCAACGCCGTACCGATCGTCCTGACCACCGCGGTCGCCCTGGTGCTGAGCGCCTTCATCCTGGGCGTGGTCACCCACACCCTGGCCCGCCAGCTCGGCGGCGACGGCGCCTGGCAGCCGACGGTCGGCCTCTCCATGCTGATCATGTCCATCACGGACGCGCCCCGCCTGGTCGTCGCCATGTTCCTCGGTGGCGACGCCCCCTTCGTCCAGATCCTCGGCTGGGCCACCTGGGTGGCGTGCGGCGCCCTGCTCACCCTGATGGTCTCCCGGTCCCACGACCTGCCCTGGCCGAAGGCCCTGGGCGCGTCGGCCATCCAGCTGATCGCCCTGCTGTCGATCGTGAAGCTGGGCACGTTCTGA
- a CDS encoding FG-GAP repeat domain-containing protein, translating to MRVRAAGALVAGVLLLTACGPGPAEPDAPDETPGRETAGAPPLLPVPRGGGSDVPDDFNGDGHRDLVLNDLVKQQSHADDAGIGVVYGGPRGLVPGARQLISPVRQGARTAGQLPAVFDVAATCDLDGDGFTDLVVTTDPPYDGQGQPPVPLQLLFGSPEGLTGRAVKLVIPARARAGKDWPDRPVCGDFDDDGAQDLVVHASGKQLSYLRGPFTRRGTARSAGVPLAAPGNVPVGPAVDIDRDGTDDLVVRATEGEGSASVVHGGPDGPVRTGVLLPSGADVALGRFGMGEALDAAVGTRNGTALRYDLPVPTRATLPSPGTLLDTGDFDGDGLSELVSGGSSLRVFHGSAKGLSAAGPVTVTPPAQGTTRVLAAGDFDGDGRDDLAVRTHRGEREDTVAVYPGTKTGLLAREPAVTFSTSAFLSSRAARSR from the coding sequence ATGCGCGTGCGTGCTGCCGGGGCCCTGGTGGCCGGCGTCCTGCTCCTCACCGCCTGCGGGCCCGGCCCGGCGGAACCGGACGCCCCCGACGAGACACCCGGGCGCGAGACCGCCGGGGCCCCGCCCCTGCTGCCCGTCCCCCGCGGCGGGGGCAGCGACGTCCCCGACGACTTCAACGGCGACGGCCACCGCGACCTCGTCCTCAACGACCTGGTGAAACAGCAGAGTCACGCCGACGACGCGGGCATCGGCGTCGTCTACGGCGGGCCGCGCGGTCTCGTGCCCGGCGCCCGGCAGCTGATCAGCCCCGTGCGGCAGGGCGCCCGCACGGCCGGACAACTGCCCGCCGTCTTCGACGTCGCCGCGACCTGCGACCTCGACGGCGACGGGTTCACCGACCTCGTCGTCACGACGGACCCGCCGTACGACGGACAAGGGCAGCCCCCGGTCCCGCTCCAGCTCCTCTTCGGCTCCCCGGAAGGCCTGACCGGGCGCGCCGTGAAACTGGTGATCCCGGCCCGCGCCCGGGCCGGCAAGGACTGGCCGGACCGGCCGGTGTGCGGCGACTTCGACGACGACGGCGCACAGGACCTCGTCGTGCACGCCTCGGGGAAGCAACTCAGCTACCTGCGCGGACCGTTCACCCGGAGGGGTACGGCCAGGAGCGCGGGCGTCCCGCTCGCCGCGCCCGGCAACGTCCCGGTCGGCCCGGCCGTCGACATCGACCGGGACGGCACCGACGACCTCGTGGTCCGCGCGACGGAGGGCGAGGGCTCCGCCTCGGTGGTGCACGGCGGCCCGGACGGCCCGGTCCGCACGGGCGTGCTGCTGCCCTCCGGCGCCGATGTCGCGCTCGGCCGCTTCGGCATGGGAGAGGCACTGGACGCGGCGGTGGGCACCCGGAACGGGACGGCCCTGCGCTACGACCTCCCGGTCCCCACCCGCGCCACCCTCCCCTCCCCCGGAACCCTGCTCGACACCGGCGACTTCGACGGCGACGGCCTCAGCGAACTCGTCAGCGGCGGCTCGTCACTTCGCGTCTTCCACGGCAGTGCGAAAGGCCTGTCCGCGGCCGGCCCGGTGACCGTCACACCGCCCGCCCAGGGCACCACCCGGGTCCTCGCCGCCGGCGACTTCGACGGCGACGGGCGCGACGATCTCGCCGTGCGCACCCACCGGGGCGAGCGGGAGGACACGGTGGCCGTCTATCCGGGGACGAAGACGGGGCTGCTCGCCCGCGAGCCCGCGGTGACGTTCTCGACGTCGGCGTTCCTGTCGTCGCGGGCGGCCCGCTCACGGTGA
- a CDS encoding antibiotic biosynthesis monooxygenase family protein: protein MSVVKINVLTVPAEQREVLEKRFASRAHAVESSDGFEWFELLRPVEGTDTYLVYTRWRDEESFQAWMEGPMKSAHQGGGEGAGERPKPAASGSTLWSFEVVQQAGPKGE from the coding sequence ATGAGCGTAGTGAAGATCAACGTGCTGACCGTTCCCGCCGAGCAGCGGGAGGTGCTGGAGAAGCGGTTCGCGTCCCGCGCGCACGCGGTGGAGTCCTCCGACGGTTTCGAGTGGTTCGAACTCCTCCGCCCCGTCGAGGGCACCGACACCTACCTGGTCTACACCCGCTGGCGGGACGAGGAGTCCTTCCAGGCGTGGATGGAGGGCCCCATGAAGTCGGCGCACCAGGGCGGCGGCGAGGGCGCCGGCGAACGCCCGAAGCCGGCCGCCTCCGGGTCGACGCTGTGGTCCTTCGAGGTGGTGCAGCAGGCGGGGCCGAAGGGCGAGTAG
- a CDS encoding DUF4333 domain-containing protein translates to MTTARLRTAAWSSVCLTAAALLVGCSVSASTGAAEPTLSAGKLADTVARKLAETTGQPKPDVTCPEDLVGKVGTTTRCTLTAGDGSSLGVTVTVSSVDGDRIDFDIEADGTASPAAD, encoded by the coding sequence ATGACAACGGCCCGCCTGCGCACAGCAGCGTGGAGTTCGGTCTGCCTCACCGCGGCCGCGCTGCTCGTCGGCTGCTCGGTGTCGGCGAGTACCGGTGCTGCCGAGCCGACGCTGTCAGCCGGCAAGCTCGCCGACACGGTCGCGCGGAAGCTCGCGGAGACGACCGGGCAGCCGAAGCCGGATGTCACCTGCCCCGAGGACCTGGTCGGCAAGGTGGGCACCACCACCCGTTGCACGCTCACCGCGGGCGACGGCAGCAGCCTGGGCGTGACGGTCACCGTGTCCTCTGTCGACGGGGACCGGATCGACTTCGACATCGAGGCCGACGGGACGGCCTCCCCGGCCGCGGACTGA